Below is a window of Tachysurus fulvidraco isolate hzauxx_2018 chromosome 11, HZAU_PFXX_2.0, whole genome shotgun sequence DNA.
CCGGCTATGGGCCAAATCACGGCCTGCTTATATTCCGAAGGATTAAGTGCAACCCAATCTGCCATGCATACACAAAAGCCTACTGCTCTACACACAATGTGGAGACtcagaaaagaaagacagacactgTGTTATTGGAGAACAAGTATGTTGCAAACCAGTGAGGCGTTACACCAGCAGTGGAGTAGAAAAGACACAAAAGGGTAAAAAATGTGTAGTCAAATAACTGAAGTATACAAGGTTTCAGCTGTGAAAAATAAACCGGTGAATCCGAGACACCGATATAAAAAAATCTGAGGTGAATATTGGTTACTTTGGGATTCAAGTCTTTGTAATAATGCACAGAAATCTGAACCATTTGTGAAACatctaagacaaaaaaaataaactattttcAGAGATtgctataaaacattttattaactaaagtgtaaaaaaacagATCTATACAGCACATCCAGTTGCTCTGATACAACCTGGCTGATTTATCTGAGCTGACCGATTAATCTAAAGCGGTGAAAACTAGCTGCTGTTGTACAAAACACAAATCATTTTGTAAAATCCTGTCTGCAAATCTTAACCGCGTGTTCAAGATTTAAGGAAGACTAATATTTTCACTTCTCGCTTAAAGCTTTATTAGTTTAAATATGCACTTACTGCAGAAACAGAGGCATACGCAGTACATCACATTTTCTAAAggttatttttaattgaaatatatatatttttaaaaaaaaaaactgaggaaattaaaaaaaattgttcatcACTACTGAGAATATGGTGACCAAAGAAAATTTGgctgtaatgacaataaagctgtttcttcttcttttggagttgtgtgtgtttattatcacAAATGACCCTGAAATccagactcttttttttttttttgaacaacacatttatataacaaaGTTTAAAGTTCAATGCACAGATTGGCAAGACAGCAGAGAGAAATCTGAGGGTGGATCTTTAAATAGTCCCTCAGTTTCTCTTCCAATATAAACCGTACACTTGTTCTAGCTAAATATCCGAGTTACCTACTTATCTTAGTGACTGATTCAACAGGCAATTCGTCTCTTAAATCATACTCTACATACACATTTTCCATAAAACTCCTAAAGGTACAGGATCCCTGAACACATGCTGTGTAAAGTCCTGTTTGTTTATGCGAGCTAAGTTAAACGGCTCCAGATAACGTTGACGTGTGCATTTTCACTTAGCTTCCTAGCTCGAACCCTGTTGACAACCGATTACACGAGTTCAcacaaaaaaggaaacaaacaaataaacaaaaacaaactactTTGTCGTTACAGTTCGCCGCATGACGTGTTAATAAGCGTACATTGTCACGTTTGCGGTGTGTGTACACAAGCTAGCTAGCGCTAAtgctcagtactcagtactcactcGCTGCAGTTGTTCTTCGTTCCGCTTCTTTCACCGCAGGATATCTGGATTgcgttttctctcttttttttttttttggttcttgtttgttttttaaccctCTATCGAACCTCGTTTCGCTCGACACAAGTGCTTTACAAAGCACCGAGCGAGCTAAGCAGAGCGCTAGCCTTTTAATCTACGTGTCTGACTGCTATTAGCTAAGCTTTAGACTATAAAAATAGTTAAACATAAGACTCGCTAGCTTGTTCGACGAGCTTTAAAAAATCCCACTCTTCCACAAGAAGACATAATTGACGTGTTTTCCCTACTAGAGAAGGTCAAGGGACACGTCGTTATCTCCGAAATAAACCACGGCTTCGAAGTGTTACTCTACTTCTGCAACTCAGCCTCCATCTGAACGTGAACTGGGCTCTTTAACCGTTTGGACGCCCGCCATTATGCTTCTCTATCAAGAATGTACACAATCCGCTGCGCATGCGTATCAGCGCCCTTTATCTCTGCTTTTATGTCACGAGCTTTTCTGTCTGCTCCTGATTTTCTGCTAACTGTAAATATGcaaatacttatttaatgtttacttttgtattaatatttgaAGAATATTTTAAAAGTCAGTAGCTGAATATAGAATAGATCTGCCTAATACAACTACTACTAAACATGTTAAGCtataatgttaattaattcttcttattattattattaatagttattaataataagcaTAATCATCTGTTTATTCGTCTTCGGTAACGACTTAAACTTTGGTCAGGGTCTTCGTGGATCCAGTGCATATCCCAGGAACACACTATCACTATCACAGGACGCCatgaacacacattaacatgctTATTAACACCTAGGGGCAATCCACCAACTGGCATATTTTACACAGGTGAAAGGAGACCGGAGATCCTGTCAAGCAAAAAAATCTCCACAGAGACGATAACCCGAGCTCATGGTTGAAACTGGAAGCCTGGAGCAACGAGGCAGCAAATGTATTCACTGCACCACTGTGCttccctaataataataaatcactcactcgttcattcattcacttcgTCCACTTAGTCCTTCTCAGTATCCCACAAACACTGGACAAGAGGCAGAGATATAGTCTGAATAGGACACCAGTCTATCACAGCGAATCATGCACACGTTTACTCTTATGAGCAATTTTTGCATACCGAATCCACCTACCAAGTTTTTGGAAGGTGAGAGGAAAACAGTTCATCCacatataaatgtgtaaaactccacacagtCAGTAACCCAAGCTCATTGTTCTCAATGTGACATGATCCATAATTGAAATGAGGAATGGAACACTGTCCTAATTGTCCAGTTAGAcgttctgcaaaaaaaaaaaaagcttccaaACTCTCAAACACTGTCAGTGTCTGACATCGGAGCTTTCATTATGGTCAATATACTCGTACAAAGCTTTTGTGCCTGATACACTCAGACCATCATCACAAACGCAACTCGCCAGTGTCACCGATGTGCTGAGAATTGTTCGTCACTGTAATAATATCTGATCAGTAATAGTCATAATGGTGTTTTTTGTCATTGAAGGACAGTGTAGAGGGGGGCTGCCAAACTGTGTATGTTTTCAAGCTTACAGTGAATAACTATTGCATGCATTCTCAACTCAAATGTATTAAACTGCACCTTTCCTTGTGAATGAGGTGATACCCTGCAGGGTACAAATTTGTTATGGTGTTGTAGATATGAGATAAGTCTAATCATGAAAAACtgaattgttattattattattattattattaataataataataataattttatatcatttttatgcATCTCTCAAATACCCATATGTTTCTATTGAGTTATATATGCTATGTTTGTCTAAAAGGTGATGAACACAAATTTTAAAAAGCCTGCATAACATGTAAATTTACTACACTCATAAATTCACTgctcaagaagtcaagaagcttttattgtcatcatATATAGCTGATTCAGTAAACAATGTTTCTCTAGGTCCATGGtgcaacaaaaaaattacataaagctacataaaacaagacAAATAACAACATAGAGCTTGCAACATGTCCTAGCAAtatgtgcaacctggtgcaaaagTGCGAGACAAGGACAGTGCAGACAGATAATAGACAGAATAGCACTCAACAGTGTGCATATTGTATTATAAAGAACATTATGCATCACTTGTAAATGCAAACTTATGTAGTAGCAGCAGTGAAATGAGGTATTAAAACGTGTCGTACAGAAAATAGCAATGTAGTGTGAAAAACAGCAATGtgttgtgcaaaaacagcaattgaATGAGTGATTAATTTGTACGTACAGACCGGAGTTGTTCACACAgttgggtgtgagtgtgtgtttgggatagttcagttctgtttgttgaggagtctgatggcttggtGAAGAAACTATTGCATAGTCTGGTTTTAAGACCCCAAATGCtatggtacctttttccagatggcaggggaatgaagagtgtgtgtgaggggtgtgtggggtcatccacaatgctatatgctttgtggatgcagcgtgtgtTATGAATCTCCATGATGGAGGAAAGAAATATtctgatgatcttctcagctgtcctcactatccgctgcagggacTTGCGTttcgagatggtgcagttcccaaaccagacagtgatgcagctacTCAGGATGCCCTCAATGGTCCCTCTATAGAActtagtcaggatggggggagggagatgggctttcctcagTAGGAAGTAGAGGCACTGCTGGGTTTTCTTTtcgatggagctggtgttgagtgaccaggtgaagtttccaccagatgaacaccaaggaatttggtgctctttACAATCTCTGTGGAGGATCCATTAAGGTTCAGTGGAGAGTGATTGCTcagtgctctcctgaagtcaacaaccatctctttagttttgccAAAGTTTTGTCAATGTTTATGACTTGAAACTTAAAGTAGAGGACCTGGACTTATCAGTCATGACTTGGGTTGACTTTTAATATGTATCTTCTACTGAGAAAGGggctaaaaaaagaaatttaaatttaataaaactcactcactcattttctaccgcttatccgaactacctcgggtcacggggagcctgttcctatctcaggcgtcatcggcatcaaggcaggatacaccctggatggagtgccaatccatcgcatggcacacacacactctcattcactcacacactatggacaattttccagagatgccaatcaacctgccatgcatgtctttggaccgggggaggaaaccggagtacccggaggaaacccccgaggtacgaggagaacatgcaaactccacacacacaaggcggaggcgggaatcgaacccccaaccctagaggtgtgaggcaaaagtgctaaccactaagccaccatgccccccatttaataaaactaattaatataattttatatagtttGTAAAGTTACATTACCATATATCTACATTTCTAGGTgataatacaaacacattaaaggAACAAACACAGTTGAGTGAGAAGAGCCCCCGGCAACATGTAAAGCTATGAAGtttagcatgttttttttctaaaaggttatttcaggtttttttgttgttgttgttgttgttgttgaaaaaaaaatcagtttcacAAAGTAATAAGAGGTTTCTAGAGTGATATTCAGAAATATAATACTCtcttatatatgtatttaacaCATTCCAATAACAAATATAGCCAGATAAAGCAGGCCTACAGTACAAATAACCCCTGGTGTGAAATTCAGTACAGTGCATGTGTTATAGAGACAGACCAGCAGATGGAGCTGTTAGTAAATACATTGCAAGGGGCAATATAACAAATCCAGTTATAACCATTGTTTTTTTAGGCTATTATTCCATTTGGAGTGTATAGCTTGTtgaaattaaattcaatatttagcattaaatcattaaaattaattttcaaGCTTTACCAAACCATGCTATATTAGTTCTGACCACAGAATTAGTCTGAATAAGAATTCTATGAATTATTTACATACATCAAGTTTGCCTTATGAAATTTCACCTCTTGTGGTGTGTACCATTTTTAGCACAGTAAATAAGATTATGGCATCTCCTATTACCTGACAACTATTTTCCTAATATCATGTTATGTTCAACACTTTGTGGTACAACAGTGCTTTGTTAGTCCCTGATCAGGTTTAAGAAAAAAACTACATGATTATTGCAAACCTTGATTTGACAAAAGAAAATCCCATGAGTTGGAGATGTGTAAGCTGAGGGTAGGGTAGCAAAAGGAGTGGATTGATGAGCTGACCAAGAAGAGAGAGTATTGAAAAGTGCAAGTATCATACTAACTGCGATAGATTACACCCATCACACTGTCAGCCacagcacacatcacacagccaCATGTTGATCCCCACACTGGTGCCCAGCATTCTGGCCTAGAGATCCTACAATAGCAGATCTAGAAGCTTACAGGAAATCAGACTGCGTTTGCTTTCTGACCACCTTGCAGTGATTGACTGGAATGAATAACTGGCAGAGAAACACCATGATGGTGCATTTGGCAGACTGATTCATGAGAAGTACAAATAGTCAATTTCAGTCACTTTACCCACTAGAACTGAGATGGCAAGAACTGATGTATTTCTGTGGGAGAGATGAacttagtttatttgtttttctatctCTGCTAATTATGACTTCAGTTTGAAATGTGGAATTTATTTGGATTTTgacactgaaatattttatgtgTAACGTTTGCTTATACTTTTCTTGCACTTTTTTAGGACTTGATATTTGTGCAGCTCAGCAATGTTTACTGTTACATGAAACATTTTCAgtgttaaaatattttgctaattttcttcattttgtagcgtttgttgttattattattgtgcttattttgttgcttattttgttttcattttgtttcattatatTTCTATGAGATTGCCGATGCTTtttggattttatatgaaattgTACAGTTGTACAGTTCCATTCTTGAACACTtggaataaatatttctttgttctttatCATTGTTCcgtttgtttcctttttctgtTGAAAAGATAACTGGGTCTTTAAATCTCTTTTGTAAAAGTTTTACAAGGTTTTTAAATACTTTAGATGAGCTCTCAATATAATAACTTGATAGTTAACTAACAAGtactaaatgttttttaatgccCTGAATTAAAATAGgttatattagaaatatttatttgtaatgtgtctgtctgtgttttccccttgtttctgtctgccgtctttccctgatgttaattgttgaccccgcccacctatctgttaccatggacactaattacattcattctcttccccaggtgttttgtcttagtccttgtctgtctctgttttgtgattggttctcgttctccatatatactctgtctgttcacttcaatgttgttggtcgttgttggtgttggtgtgtgcatgtccatgttcccgtttcctgtttgttccgcgttgcctgcctgtttgtttgtgttttgtttagtaaaaacctttaaaactgcatttggatcctcactcgcctgttgtctcaccgtgtcacgtCGTGACATTATTCAAGCAtttgttaaaacacacacacagtaaataaaagcatttattaACACACTCTGTAACAGTAAGTCTAATTAGATATgtaatattacaattatttacatATACCTAGTAATTAGATATGTAAATTTccatagtttatatacattttaaatacataaaatatattgaaatagTTTATTAATCATAAACGTACACTTTCTAAATATCCTATGAAACTCTTACGACCCCTAAATTACAAGTTTATGTGTAATTTAatacttaatttaaaaaaataaaaaactgatcGTTAATAAAGTATGTATATGCAACTACCAAATACTTACTCATGCTCAATTAATGCTTCACAGTGTGGCGTTATTTTAAAGCGTTACTGTCAGCATGTCTTATTGAAATctagatacagtacagtacaattttaacatataaaataatgcaCAGTTATATAATTGATAATGTAGGATGtagctgtgtttttttccccacagattTATCTGAAATTCTGTATAACTGAAATAAGTGGCCCTTTAGTTACACTGAGCGTGGACCACTTTTAACTCTGTCCTTGTTGTATTTGTTAATCGCTTTTCCCTGTGATTGTATCGTTTTTTGCTCagcttcctctttttcttcttatacCAGTAGATCCAGAAGTTTTCACCCACAAAGAAGTACAGAAGAGGATCCAAACAACTGTTTCCAGCAGCCAGGCAATGCGTAACCACAGCTGCTTTCCTTACAAATTCAATGTAGTGACACGATTGATAGGCATTCTTTCGAACCTGATTTTCAGCTTCCAGAAAGACAGTGCGTACTACATGATATGGCATAAAACACAATAGAAAAATTATGAGAACAATGATCACTAATGCGCAGGACTTGTAATGGGGTGCCCTTTTCGTTGAATCCTTTCTAAGCTGTAGGAGCTTACTAGCTGCAATTAAATAACAGACAGAAATGACTACAAAGGGTAAGATGAAGCCTAAGCACAGTGCAGCTTTGTTCAAGGTGATGATGGGCTTCAACTGAGACAAGTCCAGCTCAAGGCATTTAATCTGGCCAGATGGATCCTGAAAAGTGCCTGACTTCAAAAGAGGGATGGACCCAACCAACACCAACAGCCAGATGAAGGCACAAACCAGGAAAGCCCCTTGGTTACTCTGTAAGTACACATAGCTGTAGGGTTTAATAATGGCCACAAAGCGAACGACACTAAGGACCATTAAAAAGTAAATGCTGCCATACATGTTCACATAGAACACAAAACCAATGATGCGACAAGTGACGTCTCCGAAAATCCAGTGGGAATCCATAAGATAGTAGGCGGCTCGGAACGGCAGGGAACACACCAGCATCAGGTCAGAAATGAGAAGGTTCATCATGAATAAATGGACTGAACTGAAGGACTTTCTTGTCCTGCTCACACCAATGAAAAAACATAAGGAGAGCAAACTTGCGAATAATCCCAAGAAGAAGATAAACAGGTAGACGGTTGGATAGACATTGCGTTTGAAGTCACCGATTGAACAGTTGCCTTCGGCAGTGTTAAGCGACTGGTTCATCGTAGTGGCTGGAAAAAACAAGAAGACAAAATATGAGGTGCATTTTAATtgctataattaataataacacatcACCAAGGAAAACTAATTTTCTGTCTATAGTttaattcatagtttttttttttgttttgtttttataaatgcaCCATGCAAAAGTATTTTCTGtagttattaattaataaacagtgTCTCTTAGTGacttattttaaaaatggctattttacaaagaaaaatcaTTTATATGTTGAAGGTTTGGAGAtgtttctttaacatttatagATAAAGTCTCCAGTATAAAACTCTTATTTTAAAGTCTTCAAGACTGTGGACATTTAACTTTAGGGTTTCTGAGTAAAATAATAAGTGACTTTGTCTTATTCATTTGAAGAGAAGGTGAAGTAATGCATATTTTCCTCATATTCATCATATACCTGTGTGGAGATATACCTTAAATATCTTATGATCTAACTTTTTACACTCTATTCTATTAGGAAAGTGAGCAAGTCCTCTTGCTTACATCTTGCTCTATTGGGAATTTTGTGCATAACCTGAATATGCTGCATAAATATTCACTTCTAAAACAACAAGAACTCTATGCCATAAAAGTGAGAAGCTCTTATTTCACTAAGTAGGTACTAGGTCATATGCTGATACCATACCAGTGCAGAAATTCATGTTCATGTGATGACTTGCCACACACACTTCTTGCAGTTAGtcatacaaattaaaaaaaaaaaaagttaaaaagttcAGATGTAAATTTGAGCTGTTTTGAGAATCGTGTAACTAAAACAGTGTTCGATCTAGCACAAACTTCTCCATTATAACagataaaaaacacaaagtaaatCACAAAATCATGCAAAATAGTGAAATATTAAAATCCTAATTTTCTATGTCTGAGTCTGCACAGATATTTGGAATTATTATGAACACAGGTATGAGGTGTGACACAGACAAAGTGATCTGCATAACAATCAGAGACTCCAAACTATAAAATAGATGTAAACAAATCTGATTCATAAATCTATGATTATTACTGAAATTAAAGAGTCAAactaagaaaacaaaacatgcaaaCACTAACAATTCGATTAGACTAAgacttcttttatttaatttctattaaACCAATGGTTTATTAATCAAAAGAGTTAATATTACTAAATATCAACATGCAACTTACATACAAAACAAACCCTTACAAAAGTGAGGCATCTGTACACATTGTAGAAAACACACTTACCTATTAATTGTTGCACAAATCTAATGCTGAATGAAAGTAAAAGTTATCATGATAGTTTTGAGAGCTGTACAGGGAGTGGAATACTTCCTTTGCGATACATATCTCTGTACACAAGACACACCCAGAACACGGTACTGCTTCAAAACTTCtgtttactgataaaaaaagaTTCTGAAAAATGCACCGGATGATTGGAAATGGCATAATTACTCCCACgggtataaaatataaatactgttGTTGCACATAATCTGAACAAATACAAAAGAAActaagaaaaaaaggaaactaaactaatattcacacaTAGTTATTTactcactttatttgttttataaccTGGAAAGATGTAATATCTGATACAAAAGTCTTGCGTCTTGTCCATAAAAGGGTGAAGAGTGCGACTTGTTCAAGCTTGCTAGAGGAGGTTTATATCCCACACTTAGAAAATGGAACGTGTTTGTTTGCAGCAGCTGATCCTGTCTTGCCTGTTAAAAACAAGCCCACAAATGATGACCATAAATGAAAAGATTTTGGCTAACAGTAACAGACTATGCTCCTTGGAATTTCTGTTAAATCACCATATGTATAAGTATTTACACTGCAGGAACATAActttgtgtttataacattaacaCCTGGAGTTTACAATATGTGTATTTTCTTCTGTTACCTATTAGTAAAAATATCAAATCACACAACCATGGTCATGAATGTGACATTATCAGTAATAACACAAACTTTGCCAAAATTGCCaaattactaaaaataaaatatactgttATAATAGTTGTACTTAGGTTACATTTAGACACATTTTGTCAGGCTTTGGATCATATTAAGCTAAACATTACACAATGGTGTTCATCGCTAATTGTGACATGCTTGTGTTAATTGAAATTTGTTAATTGCTAATTATATGCAAATAATGTGTGTGGATGGAAAAAGGAAATCCTATTTCCTCAGTCTGGTGTATTTTCTCAgtctctgtctatttctctttttgtctgaAAATAGATTTAAGACATAATATAGTTTTATTC
It encodes the following:
- the cysltr2b gene encoding cysteinyl leukotriene receptor 2 isoform X1 — protein: MNMNFCTATTMNQSLNTAEGNCSIGDFKRNVYPTVYLFIFFLGLFASLLSLCFFIGVSRTRKSFSSVHLFMMNLLISDLMLVCSLPFRAAYYLMDSHWIFGDVTCRIIGFVFYVNMYGSIYFLMVLSVVRFVAIIKPYSYVYLQSNQGAFLVCAFIWLLVLVGSIPLLKSGTFQDPSGQIKCLELDLSQLKPIITLNKAALCLGFILPFVVISVCYLIAASKLLQLRKDSTKRAPHYKSCALVIIVLIIFLLCFMPYHVVRTVFLEAENQVRKNAYQSCHYIEFVRKAAVVTHCLAAGNSCLDPLLYFFVGENFWIYWYKKKKRKLSKKRYNHREKRLTNTTRTELKVVHAQCN
- the cysltr2b gene encoding cysteinyl leukotriene receptor 2 isoform X2; amino-acid sequence: MNQSLNTAEGNCSIGDFKRNVYPTVYLFIFFLGLFASLLSLCFFIGVSRTRKSFSSVHLFMMNLLISDLMLVCSLPFRAAYYLMDSHWIFGDVTCRIIGFVFYVNMYGSIYFLMVLSVVRFVAIIKPYSYVYLQSNQGAFLVCAFIWLLVLVGSIPLLKSGTFQDPSGQIKCLELDLSQLKPIITLNKAALCLGFILPFVVISVCYLIAASKLLQLRKDSTKRAPHYKSCALVIIVLIIFLLCFMPYHVVRTVFLEAENQVRKNAYQSCHYIEFVRKAAVVTHCLAAGNSCLDPLLYFFVGENFWIYWYKKKKRKLSKKRYNHREKRLTNTTRTELKVVHAQCN